One region of Cyanobium sp. M30B3 genomic DNA includes:
- a CDS encoding DUF3887 domain-containing protein, with protein sequence MARAALLALGLLSSLGLGLSQPPASVAQTQPGSARLQPQPNGEAPRNTLSVEQARAAANRILEAIKTGDPNLRYSQFSDQLKAISSPTMVAETMRRQPKLLSWTLLSVRGGLRTTTVEAALQTSAGTRDLFMVLNDQGQLDGYHLDLADEKSTTVAADFVKALSGGHFITARSFLSLPLQRELTAATLQAKWQQLQRYTGNFIRVGKVVAAEYNEDSQLVLVNTEFNRTTDTLFVVLNRANEIISVDFPQDPIRPRPVAGPLP encoded by the coding sequence ATGGCACGCGCCGCCCTGTTGGCCCTTGGCCTGCTGAGCAGCCTCGGCCTCGGCCTCAGCCAGCCGCCAGCGAGCGTCGCCCAGACCCAGCCCGGCAGTGCACGACTCCAGCCGCAGCCGAACGGCGAGGCCCCGCGCAACACCCTCAGCGTGGAGCAGGCCCGGGCAGCGGCCAACCGCATCCTGGAGGCGATCAAGACCGGCGATCCCAACCTGCGTTACAGCCAGTTCTCCGATCAGCTCAAGGCGATCAGCAGCCCGACGATGGTGGCCGAGACCATGCGCCGGCAGCCGAAGCTGCTGAGCTGGACCCTGTTGAGCGTGCGCGGCGGCCTGCGCACCACCACGGTGGAAGCCGCCCTGCAGACCAGCGCCGGCACCCGCGACCTGTTCATGGTGCTCAACGACCAGGGACAACTGGACGGCTACCACCTCGATCTTGCCGACGAGAAGTCCACCACCGTGGCGGCGGACTTCGTGAAGGCGCTCAGCGGCGGCCACTTCATCACCGCCCGCAGTTTTCTCAGCCTGCCCCTGCAGCGGGAGCTCACAGCGGCGACGCTCCAGGCCAAATGGCAGCAGCTGCAGCGCTACACCGGCAACTTCATCCGGGTGGGCAAGGTGGTGGCCGCCGAATACAACGAGGACAGCCAGCTGGTGCTGGTGAACACCGAGTTCAACCGCACCACCGACACCCTGTTTGTGGTGCTGAACAGGGCCAACGAGATCATCAGTGTGGATTTTCCCCAGGATCCGATCCGGCCCCGGCCCGTCGCCGGCCCGCTTCCCTGA